The following coding sequences are from one Panthera leo isolate Ple1 chromosome E1, P.leo_Ple1_pat1.1, whole genome shotgun sequence window:
- the HDAC5 gene encoding histone deacetylase 5 isoform X1 gives MNSPTESADGMSGREPSLEILPRTPLHGIPVAVEVKPVLPGAMPSSMGGGGGGSPSPAELRGALAGPVDPSLREQQLQQELLALKQQQQLQKQLLFAEFQKQHDHLTRQHEVQLQKHLKQQQEMLAAKRQQELEQQRQREQQRQEELEKQRLEQQLLILRNKEKSKESAIASTEVKLRLQEFLLSKSKEPTPGGLNHSLPQHPKCWGAHHASLDQSSPPQSGPPGTPPSYKLPLLGPYDSRDDFPLRKTASEPNLKVRSRLKQKVAERRSSPLLRRKDGTVISTFKKRAVEITGAGPGVSSVCNSAPGSGPSSPNSSHSTIAENGFTGSVPNIPTEMLPQHRALPLDSSPNQFSLYTSPSLPNISLGLQATVTVTNSHLTASPKLSTQQEAERQALQSLRQGGALTGKFMSTSSIPGCLLGVALEGDTSPHGHASLLQHVLLLEQARQQSTLIAVPLHGQSPLVTGERVATSMRTVGKLPRHRPLSRTQSSPLPQSPQALQQLVMQQQHQQFLEKQKQQQLQLGKILTKTGELPRQPTTHPEETEEELTEQQEALLGEGALTIPREGSTESESTQEDLEEEEEEEEEEEEEEEEDCIQVKDEEGESGTEEGPDSEESSAGYKKVFSDAQQLQPLQVYQAPLSLATVPHQALGRTQSSPAAPGGMKSPPDQPTKHLFTTGVVYDTFMLKHQCMCGNTHVHPEHAGRIQSIWSRLQETGLLSKCERIRGRKATLDEIQTVHSEYHTLLYGTSPLNRQKLDSKKLLGPISQKMYAMLPCGGIGVDSDTVWNEMHSSSAVRMAVGCLVELAFKVAAGELKNGFAIIRPPGHHAEESTAMGFCFFNSVAITAKLLQQKLNVGKVLIVDWDIHHGNGTQQAFYNDPSVLYISLHRYDNGNFFPGSGAPEEVGGGPGVGYNVNVAWTGGVDPPIGDVEYLTAFRTVVMPIAHEFSPDVVLVSAGFDAVEGHLSPLGGYSVTARCFGHLTRQLMTLAGGRVVLALEGGHDLTAICDASEACVSALLSVELQPLDEAVLQQKPNINAVATLEKVIEIQSKHWSCVQRFAAGLGRSLREAQAGETEEAETVSAMALLSVGAEQAQAAAAREHSPRPAEEPMEQEPAL, from the exons TGGAGGTGAAGCCGGTGCTGCCGGGAGCCATGCCCAGCtccatggggggcgggggtggaggcagccccagccccgcGGAGCTGCGGGGTGCCCTGGCGGGCCCTGTGGACCCCTCACTGAGggagcagcagctgcagcaggaGCTCCTGGCGctcaagcagcagcagcagctgcagaaGCAGCTCCTGTTCGCCGAGTTCCAGAAACAGCACGACCACCTGACGCGGCAGCATGAGGTCCAGCTGCAGAAGCACCTCAAG cagcagcaggagatgCTGGCGGCCAAGAGGCAGCAGGAGCTGGAGCAGCAGCGGCAGCGGGAGCAGCAGCGGCAGGAAGAGCTGGAGAAGCAGCGGCTGGAGCAGCAGCTGCTCATCCTGCGAAACAaggagaagagcaaagaga GTGCCATCGCCAGCACTGAGGTGAAGCTGAGGCTCCAGGAATTCCTCTTGTCGAAGTCAAAGGAGCCCACACCAGGCGGCCTCAACCATTCCCTCCCACAGCATCCCAAATGCTG gGGAGCCCACCATGCTTCTTTGGACCAGAGTTCCCCTCCCCAGAGTGGCCCCCCTGGGACGCCTCCCTCCTACAAACTGCCTTTGCTTGGGCCCTATGACAGCCGCGATGACTTCCCCCTCCGCAAAACAG CCTCTGAACCCAACTTGAAAGTGCGTTCGAGGCTAAAGCAGAAGGTGGCTGAGCGGAGAAGCAGTCCCCTCCTGCGTCGCAAGGACGGGACAGTCATTAGCACCTTTAAGAAGAGAGCTGTTGAGATCACTGGTGCCGGGCCTGGAG TGTCGTCCGTGTGTAACAGCGCACCAGGCTCCGGCCCCAGCTCTCCCAACAGCTCCCACAGCACCATTGCTGAGAATGGCTTTACTGGCTCAGTCCCCAACATCCCCACTGAG ATGCTCCCCCAGCACCGGGCCCTCCCTCTGGACAGCTCCCCCAACCAGTTCAGCCTCTAcacgtctccctctctgcccaacATCTCCCTAGGGCTGCAGGCCACAGTCACTGTCACCAACTCGCACCTCACG gcctccccgAAGCTGTCAACGCAGCAGGAGGCCGAGAGGCAGGCCCTCCAGTCCCTGCGGCAGGGTGGCGCGCTGACGGGCAAGTTCATGAGCACATCCTCCATCCCCGGCTGCCTGCTGGGCGTGGCGCTGGAGGGTGACACCAGCCCCCACGGGCATGCCTCCCTGCTGCAGCACGTGCTGCTGCTGGAGCAGGCTCGGCAGCAAAGCACCCTCATCGCTG TGCCACTCCACGGGCAGTCCCCGCTGGTGACAGGTGAACGTGTGGCCACCAGCATGCGGACAGTGGGCAAGCTCCCGCGGCACCGGCCCTTGAGCCGCACTCAGTCCTCCCCGCTACCCCAGAGCCCCCAGGCCCTGCAGCAGCTGGTCAtgcagcagcagcaccagcagTTCCTGGAGAAACAGAAGCAACAGCAGCTGCAGCTGGGCAAG ATCCTCACCAAGACTGGGGAGCTGCCACGGCAGCCCACCACCCACCccgaggagacagaggaggagctgACTGAGCAGCAGGAGGCCTTGCTTGGGGAGGGGGCCCTGACCATCCCCCGGGAAGGCTCCACGGAGAGTGAGAGTACGCAGGAagacctggaggaggaggaagaggaggaggaggaggaggaggaagaggaggaggaggactgcATCCAGGTCAAGGACGAGGAGGGCGAGAGCGGCACCGAGGAGGGGCCCGACTCGGAGGAGTCCAGTGCTGGTTACAAGAAG GTGTTCTCAGATGCCCAGCAGCTGCAGCCCCTTCAGGTGTATCAGGCACCCCTCAGCCTGGCCACTGTGCCCCACCAGGCCCTGGGCCGCACCCAGTCCTCACCTGCTGCCCCTGGGGGCATGAAGAGCCCCCCAGACCAGCCCACCAAGCACCTCTTCACCACAG GTGTGGTCTACGACACGTTCATGCTGAAGCATCAGTGCATGTGCGGGAACACACACGTGCACCCTGAGCATGCCGGCCGGATCCAGAGCATCTGGTCTCGGCTGCAGGAGACAGGCCTGCTTAGCAAGTGTGAG CGGATCCGGGGTCGCAAAGCCACACTGGACGAGATCCAGACGGTGCACTCCGAATACCACACCCTGCTCTATGGGACCAGCCCCCTCAACCGACAGAAGCTTGACAGCAAGAAGCTGCTTG GCCCCATCAGCCAGAAGATGTATGCCATGCTGCCTTGTGGGGGCATTGGG GTGGACAGTGACACTGTGTGGAACGAGATGCACTCCTCCAGTGCCGTGCGCATGGCAGTGGGCTGCCTGGTAGAGCTGGCTTTCAAGGTGGCAGCAGGAGAGCTCAAG AATGGATTTGCCATCATCCGGCCCCCAGGACACCACGCAGAGGAATCCACAGCCAT gggATTCTGCTTCTTCAACTCTGTAGCCATCACAGCCAAACTCCTACAGCAGAAGCTGAACGTGGGCAAGGTTCTCATCGTGGACTGG GACATTCACCACGGCAATGGCACCCAACAAGCGTTTTACAATGACCCGTCTGTGCTCTACATCTCCCTGCATCGCTATGACAACGGGAACTTCTTTCCAGGCTCTGGGGCTCCTGAAGAG GTTGGCGGAGGGCCAGGTGTGGGGTACAATGTGAACGTGGCATGGACGGGAGGTGTGGATCCCCCCATCGGAGATGTGGAGTACCTAACGGCCTTCAG GACAGTGGTGATGCCCATTGCCCACGAGTTCTCACCTGACGTGGTCCTGGTCTCTGCCGGGTTTGATGCTGTTGAGGGACACCTGTCTCCACTGGGTGGCTACTCTGTCACCGCCAGAT GTTTTGGCCACTTAACCAGGCAGCTGATGACGCTGGCAGGGGGCCGGGTGGTGCTGGCCCTGGAGGGAGGCCACGACTTGACCGCCATCTGTGATGCCTCTGAGGCCTGTGTCTCAGCTCTGCTCAGCGTGGAG CTGCAGCCCTTGGACGAGGCAGTCTTGCAACAAAAGCCCAACATCAACGCAGTGGCCACGCTAGAGAAAGTCATCGAGATCCAGA GCAAACACTGGAGCTGCGTACAGAGGTTCGCTGCTGGTCTAGGCCGTTCCCTGCGGGAGGCCCAGGCAGGGGAGACGGAGGAGGCTGAGACTGTGAGCGCCATGGCCTTGCTGTCGGTGGGGGCCGAGCAGGCCCAGGCTGCTGCAGCCCGGGAGCACAGCCCCAG GCCGGCAGAGGAGCCCATGGAACAGGAGCCTGCCCTGTGA
- the HDAC5 gene encoding histone deacetylase 5 isoform X4: MNSPTESVEVKPVLPGAMPSSMGGGGGGSPSPAELRGALAGPVDPSLREQQLQQELLALKQQQQLQKQLLFAEFQKQHDHLTRQHEVQLQKHLKQQQEMLAAKRQQELEQQRQREQQRQEELEKQRLEQQLLILRNKEKSKESAIASTEVKLRLQEFLLSKSKEPTPGGLNHSLPQHPKCWGAHHASLDQSSPPQSGPPGTPPSYKLPLLGPYDSRDDFPLRKTASEPNLKVRSRLKQKVAERRSSPLLRRKDGTVISTFKKRAVEITGAGPGVSSVCNSAPGSGPSSPNSSHSTIAENGFTGSVPNIPTEMLPQHRALPLDSSPNQFSLYTSPSLPNISLGLQATVTVTNSHLTASPKLSTQQEAERQALQSLRQGGALTGKFMSTSSIPGCLLGVALEGDTSPHGHASLLQHVLLLEQARQQSTLIAVPLHGQSPLVTGERVATSMRTVGKLPRHRPLSRTQSSPLPQSPQALQQLVMQQQHQQFLEKQKQQQLQLGKILTKTGELPRQPTTHPEETEEELTEQQEALLGEGALTIPREGSTESESTQEDLEEEEEEEEEEEEEEEEDCIQVKDEEGESGTEEGPDSEESSAGYKKVFSDAQQLQPLQVYQAPLSLATVPHQALGRTQSSPAAPGGMKSPPDQPTKHLFTTGVVYDTFMLKHQCMCGNTHVHPEHAGRIQSIWSRLQETGLLSKCERIRGRKATLDEIQTVHSEYHTLLYGTSPLNRQKLDSKKLLGPISQKMYAMLPCGGIGVDSDTVWNEMHSSSAVRMAVGCLVELAFKVAAGELKNGFAIIRPPGHHAEESTAMGFCFFNSVAITAKLLQQKLNVGKVLIVDWDIHHGNGTQQAFYNDPSVLYISLHRYDNGNFFPGSGAPEEVGGGPGVGYNVNVAWTGGVDPPIGDVEYLTAFRTVVMPIAHEFSPDVVLVSAGFDAVEGHLSPLGGYSVTARCFGHLTRQLMTLAGGRVVLALEGGHDLTAICDASEACVSALLSVELQPLDEAVLQQKPNINAVATLEKVIEIQSKHWSCVQRFAAGLGRSLREAQAGETEEAETVSAMALLSVGAEQAQAAAAREHSPRPAEEPMEQEPAL; the protein is encoded by the exons TGGAGGTGAAGCCGGTGCTGCCGGGAGCCATGCCCAGCtccatggggggcgggggtggaggcagccccagccccgcGGAGCTGCGGGGTGCCCTGGCGGGCCCTGTGGACCCCTCACTGAGggagcagcagctgcagcaggaGCTCCTGGCGctcaagcagcagcagcagctgcagaaGCAGCTCCTGTTCGCCGAGTTCCAGAAACAGCACGACCACCTGACGCGGCAGCATGAGGTCCAGCTGCAGAAGCACCTCAAG cagcagcaggagatgCTGGCGGCCAAGAGGCAGCAGGAGCTGGAGCAGCAGCGGCAGCGGGAGCAGCAGCGGCAGGAAGAGCTGGAGAAGCAGCGGCTGGAGCAGCAGCTGCTCATCCTGCGAAACAaggagaagagcaaagaga GTGCCATCGCCAGCACTGAGGTGAAGCTGAGGCTCCAGGAATTCCTCTTGTCGAAGTCAAAGGAGCCCACACCAGGCGGCCTCAACCATTCCCTCCCACAGCATCCCAAATGCTG gGGAGCCCACCATGCTTCTTTGGACCAGAGTTCCCCTCCCCAGAGTGGCCCCCCTGGGACGCCTCCCTCCTACAAACTGCCTTTGCTTGGGCCCTATGACAGCCGCGATGACTTCCCCCTCCGCAAAACAG CCTCTGAACCCAACTTGAAAGTGCGTTCGAGGCTAAAGCAGAAGGTGGCTGAGCGGAGAAGCAGTCCCCTCCTGCGTCGCAAGGACGGGACAGTCATTAGCACCTTTAAGAAGAGAGCTGTTGAGATCACTGGTGCCGGGCCTGGAG TGTCGTCCGTGTGTAACAGCGCACCAGGCTCCGGCCCCAGCTCTCCCAACAGCTCCCACAGCACCATTGCTGAGAATGGCTTTACTGGCTCAGTCCCCAACATCCCCACTGAG ATGCTCCCCCAGCACCGGGCCCTCCCTCTGGACAGCTCCCCCAACCAGTTCAGCCTCTAcacgtctccctctctgcccaacATCTCCCTAGGGCTGCAGGCCACAGTCACTGTCACCAACTCGCACCTCACG gcctccccgAAGCTGTCAACGCAGCAGGAGGCCGAGAGGCAGGCCCTCCAGTCCCTGCGGCAGGGTGGCGCGCTGACGGGCAAGTTCATGAGCACATCCTCCATCCCCGGCTGCCTGCTGGGCGTGGCGCTGGAGGGTGACACCAGCCCCCACGGGCATGCCTCCCTGCTGCAGCACGTGCTGCTGCTGGAGCAGGCTCGGCAGCAAAGCACCCTCATCGCTG TGCCACTCCACGGGCAGTCCCCGCTGGTGACAGGTGAACGTGTGGCCACCAGCATGCGGACAGTGGGCAAGCTCCCGCGGCACCGGCCCTTGAGCCGCACTCAGTCCTCCCCGCTACCCCAGAGCCCCCAGGCCCTGCAGCAGCTGGTCAtgcagcagcagcaccagcagTTCCTGGAGAAACAGAAGCAACAGCAGCTGCAGCTGGGCAAG ATCCTCACCAAGACTGGGGAGCTGCCACGGCAGCCCACCACCCACCccgaggagacagaggaggagctgACTGAGCAGCAGGAGGCCTTGCTTGGGGAGGGGGCCCTGACCATCCCCCGGGAAGGCTCCACGGAGAGTGAGAGTACGCAGGAagacctggaggaggaggaagaggaggaggaggaggaggaggaagaggaggaggaggactgcATCCAGGTCAAGGACGAGGAGGGCGAGAGCGGCACCGAGGAGGGGCCCGACTCGGAGGAGTCCAGTGCTGGTTACAAGAAG GTGTTCTCAGATGCCCAGCAGCTGCAGCCCCTTCAGGTGTATCAGGCACCCCTCAGCCTGGCCACTGTGCCCCACCAGGCCCTGGGCCGCACCCAGTCCTCACCTGCTGCCCCTGGGGGCATGAAGAGCCCCCCAGACCAGCCCACCAAGCACCTCTTCACCACAG GTGTGGTCTACGACACGTTCATGCTGAAGCATCAGTGCATGTGCGGGAACACACACGTGCACCCTGAGCATGCCGGCCGGATCCAGAGCATCTGGTCTCGGCTGCAGGAGACAGGCCTGCTTAGCAAGTGTGAG CGGATCCGGGGTCGCAAAGCCACACTGGACGAGATCCAGACGGTGCACTCCGAATACCACACCCTGCTCTATGGGACCAGCCCCCTCAACCGACAGAAGCTTGACAGCAAGAAGCTGCTTG GCCCCATCAGCCAGAAGATGTATGCCATGCTGCCTTGTGGGGGCATTGGG GTGGACAGTGACACTGTGTGGAACGAGATGCACTCCTCCAGTGCCGTGCGCATGGCAGTGGGCTGCCTGGTAGAGCTGGCTTTCAAGGTGGCAGCAGGAGAGCTCAAG AATGGATTTGCCATCATCCGGCCCCCAGGACACCACGCAGAGGAATCCACAGCCAT gggATTCTGCTTCTTCAACTCTGTAGCCATCACAGCCAAACTCCTACAGCAGAAGCTGAACGTGGGCAAGGTTCTCATCGTGGACTGG GACATTCACCACGGCAATGGCACCCAACAAGCGTTTTACAATGACCCGTCTGTGCTCTACATCTCCCTGCATCGCTATGACAACGGGAACTTCTTTCCAGGCTCTGGGGCTCCTGAAGAG GTTGGCGGAGGGCCAGGTGTGGGGTACAATGTGAACGTGGCATGGACGGGAGGTGTGGATCCCCCCATCGGAGATGTGGAGTACCTAACGGCCTTCAG GACAGTGGTGATGCCCATTGCCCACGAGTTCTCACCTGACGTGGTCCTGGTCTCTGCCGGGTTTGATGCTGTTGAGGGACACCTGTCTCCACTGGGTGGCTACTCTGTCACCGCCAGAT GTTTTGGCCACTTAACCAGGCAGCTGATGACGCTGGCAGGGGGCCGGGTGGTGCTGGCCCTGGAGGGAGGCCACGACTTGACCGCCATCTGTGATGCCTCTGAGGCCTGTGTCTCAGCTCTGCTCAGCGTGGAG CTGCAGCCCTTGGACGAGGCAGTCTTGCAACAAAAGCCCAACATCAACGCAGTGGCCACGCTAGAGAAAGTCATCGAGATCCAGA GCAAACACTGGAGCTGCGTACAGAGGTTCGCTGCTGGTCTAGGCCGTTCCCTGCGGGAGGCCCAGGCAGGGGAGACGGAGGAGGCTGAGACTGTGAGCGCCATGGCCTTGCTGTCGGTGGGGGCCGAGCAGGCCCAGGCTGCTGCAGCCCGGGAGCACAGCCCCAG GCCGGCAGAGGAGCCCATGGAACAGGAGCCTGCCCTGTGA
- the HDAC5 gene encoding histone deacetylase 5 isoform X2: MNSPTESDGMSGREPSLEILPRTPLHGIPVAVEVKPVLPGAMPSSMGGGGGGSPSPAELRGALAGPVDPSLREQQLQQELLALKQQQQLQKQLLFAEFQKQHDHLTRQHEVQLQKHLKQQQEMLAAKRQQELEQQRQREQQRQEELEKQRLEQQLLILRNKEKSKESAIASTEVKLRLQEFLLSKSKEPTPGGLNHSLPQHPKCWGAHHASLDQSSPPQSGPPGTPPSYKLPLLGPYDSRDDFPLRKTASEPNLKVRSRLKQKVAERRSSPLLRRKDGTVISTFKKRAVEITGAGPGVSSVCNSAPGSGPSSPNSSHSTIAENGFTGSVPNIPTEMLPQHRALPLDSSPNQFSLYTSPSLPNISLGLQATVTVTNSHLTASPKLSTQQEAERQALQSLRQGGALTGKFMSTSSIPGCLLGVALEGDTSPHGHASLLQHVLLLEQARQQSTLIAVPLHGQSPLVTGERVATSMRTVGKLPRHRPLSRTQSSPLPQSPQALQQLVMQQQHQQFLEKQKQQQLQLGKILTKTGELPRQPTTHPEETEEELTEQQEALLGEGALTIPREGSTESESTQEDLEEEEEEEEEEEEEEEEDCIQVKDEEGESGTEEGPDSEESSAGYKKVFSDAQQLQPLQVYQAPLSLATVPHQALGRTQSSPAAPGGMKSPPDQPTKHLFTTGVVYDTFMLKHQCMCGNTHVHPEHAGRIQSIWSRLQETGLLSKCERIRGRKATLDEIQTVHSEYHTLLYGTSPLNRQKLDSKKLLGPISQKMYAMLPCGGIGVDSDTVWNEMHSSSAVRMAVGCLVELAFKVAAGELKNGFAIIRPPGHHAEESTAMGFCFFNSVAITAKLLQQKLNVGKVLIVDWDIHHGNGTQQAFYNDPSVLYISLHRYDNGNFFPGSGAPEEVGGGPGVGYNVNVAWTGGVDPPIGDVEYLTAFRTVVMPIAHEFSPDVVLVSAGFDAVEGHLSPLGGYSVTARCFGHLTRQLMTLAGGRVVLALEGGHDLTAICDASEACVSALLSVELQPLDEAVLQQKPNINAVATLEKVIEIQSKHWSCVQRFAAGLGRSLREAQAGETEEAETVSAMALLSVGAEQAQAAAAREHSPRPAEEPMEQEPAL; the protein is encoded by the exons TGGAGGTGAAGCCGGTGCTGCCGGGAGCCATGCCCAGCtccatggggggcgggggtggaggcagccccagccccgcGGAGCTGCGGGGTGCCCTGGCGGGCCCTGTGGACCCCTCACTGAGggagcagcagctgcagcaggaGCTCCTGGCGctcaagcagcagcagcagctgcagaaGCAGCTCCTGTTCGCCGAGTTCCAGAAACAGCACGACCACCTGACGCGGCAGCATGAGGTCCAGCTGCAGAAGCACCTCAAG cagcagcaggagatgCTGGCGGCCAAGAGGCAGCAGGAGCTGGAGCAGCAGCGGCAGCGGGAGCAGCAGCGGCAGGAAGAGCTGGAGAAGCAGCGGCTGGAGCAGCAGCTGCTCATCCTGCGAAACAaggagaagagcaaagaga GTGCCATCGCCAGCACTGAGGTGAAGCTGAGGCTCCAGGAATTCCTCTTGTCGAAGTCAAAGGAGCCCACACCAGGCGGCCTCAACCATTCCCTCCCACAGCATCCCAAATGCTG gGGAGCCCACCATGCTTCTTTGGACCAGAGTTCCCCTCCCCAGAGTGGCCCCCCTGGGACGCCTCCCTCCTACAAACTGCCTTTGCTTGGGCCCTATGACAGCCGCGATGACTTCCCCCTCCGCAAAACAG CCTCTGAACCCAACTTGAAAGTGCGTTCGAGGCTAAAGCAGAAGGTGGCTGAGCGGAGAAGCAGTCCCCTCCTGCGTCGCAAGGACGGGACAGTCATTAGCACCTTTAAGAAGAGAGCTGTTGAGATCACTGGTGCCGGGCCTGGAG TGTCGTCCGTGTGTAACAGCGCACCAGGCTCCGGCCCCAGCTCTCCCAACAGCTCCCACAGCACCATTGCTGAGAATGGCTTTACTGGCTCAGTCCCCAACATCCCCACTGAG ATGCTCCCCCAGCACCGGGCCCTCCCTCTGGACAGCTCCCCCAACCAGTTCAGCCTCTAcacgtctccctctctgcccaacATCTCCCTAGGGCTGCAGGCCACAGTCACTGTCACCAACTCGCACCTCACG gcctccccgAAGCTGTCAACGCAGCAGGAGGCCGAGAGGCAGGCCCTCCAGTCCCTGCGGCAGGGTGGCGCGCTGACGGGCAAGTTCATGAGCACATCCTCCATCCCCGGCTGCCTGCTGGGCGTGGCGCTGGAGGGTGACACCAGCCCCCACGGGCATGCCTCCCTGCTGCAGCACGTGCTGCTGCTGGAGCAGGCTCGGCAGCAAAGCACCCTCATCGCTG TGCCACTCCACGGGCAGTCCCCGCTGGTGACAGGTGAACGTGTGGCCACCAGCATGCGGACAGTGGGCAAGCTCCCGCGGCACCGGCCCTTGAGCCGCACTCAGTCCTCCCCGCTACCCCAGAGCCCCCAGGCCCTGCAGCAGCTGGTCAtgcagcagcagcaccagcagTTCCTGGAGAAACAGAAGCAACAGCAGCTGCAGCTGGGCAAG ATCCTCACCAAGACTGGGGAGCTGCCACGGCAGCCCACCACCCACCccgaggagacagaggaggagctgACTGAGCAGCAGGAGGCCTTGCTTGGGGAGGGGGCCCTGACCATCCCCCGGGAAGGCTCCACGGAGAGTGAGAGTACGCAGGAagacctggaggaggaggaagaggaggaggaggaggaggaggaagaggaggaggaggactgcATCCAGGTCAAGGACGAGGAGGGCGAGAGCGGCACCGAGGAGGGGCCCGACTCGGAGGAGTCCAGTGCTGGTTACAAGAAG GTGTTCTCAGATGCCCAGCAGCTGCAGCCCCTTCAGGTGTATCAGGCACCCCTCAGCCTGGCCACTGTGCCCCACCAGGCCCTGGGCCGCACCCAGTCCTCACCTGCTGCCCCTGGGGGCATGAAGAGCCCCCCAGACCAGCCCACCAAGCACCTCTTCACCACAG GTGTGGTCTACGACACGTTCATGCTGAAGCATCAGTGCATGTGCGGGAACACACACGTGCACCCTGAGCATGCCGGCCGGATCCAGAGCATCTGGTCTCGGCTGCAGGAGACAGGCCTGCTTAGCAAGTGTGAG CGGATCCGGGGTCGCAAAGCCACACTGGACGAGATCCAGACGGTGCACTCCGAATACCACACCCTGCTCTATGGGACCAGCCCCCTCAACCGACAGAAGCTTGACAGCAAGAAGCTGCTTG GCCCCATCAGCCAGAAGATGTATGCCATGCTGCCTTGTGGGGGCATTGGG GTGGACAGTGACACTGTGTGGAACGAGATGCACTCCTCCAGTGCCGTGCGCATGGCAGTGGGCTGCCTGGTAGAGCTGGCTTTCAAGGTGGCAGCAGGAGAGCTCAAG AATGGATTTGCCATCATCCGGCCCCCAGGACACCACGCAGAGGAATCCACAGCCAT gggATTCTGCTTCTTCAACTCTGTAGCCATCACAGCCAAACTCCTACAGCAGAAGCTGAACGTGGGCAAGGTTCTCATCGTGGACTGG GACATTCACCACGGCAATGGCACCCAACAAGCGTTTTACAATGACCCGTCTGTGCTCTACATCTCCCTGCATCGCTATGACAACGGGAACTTCTTTCCAGGCTCTGGGGCTCCTGAAGAG GTTGGCGGAGGGCCAGGTGTGGGGTACAATGTGAACGTGGCATGGACGGGAGGTGTGGATCCCCCCATCGGAGATGTGGAGTACCTAACGGCCTTCAG GACAGTGGTGATGCCCATTGCCCACGAGTTCTCACCTGACGTGGTCCTGGTCTCTGCCGGGTTTGATGCTGTTGAGGGACACCTGTCTCCACTGGGTGGCTACTCTGTCACCGCCAGAT GTTTTGGCCACTTAACCAGGCAGCTGATGACGCTGGCAGGGGGCCGGGTGGTGCTGGCCCTGGAGGGAGGCCACGACTTGACCGCCATCTGTGATGCCTCTGAGGCCTGTGTCTCAGCTCTGCTCAGCGTGGAG CTGCAGCCCTTGGACGAGGCAGTCTTGCAACAAAAGCCCAACATCAACGCAGTGGCCACGCTAGAGAAAGTCATCGAGATCCAGA GCAAACACTGGAGCTGCGTACAGAGGTTCGCTGCTGGTCTAGGCCGTTCCCTGCGGGAGGCCCAGGCAGGGGAGACGGAGGAGGCTGAGACTGTGAGCGCCATGGCCTTGCTGTCGGTGGGGGCCGAGCAGGCCCAGGCTGCTGCAGCCCGGGAGCACAGCCCCAG GCCGGCAGAGGAGCCCATGGAACAGGAGCCTGCCCTGTGA